In a genomic window of Acipenser ruthenus chromosome 41, fAciRut3.2 maternal haplotype, whole genome shotgun sequence:
- the LOC131709030 gene encoding uncharacterized protein LOC131709030 has translation MLPRERNYSVVEKECLAIKWATHSLRYYLLGHSFDLVTDHAPLRWLSTMKDSNARITRWYLALQPYMYHMVHRAGKDHQNADYFSREGGVMGMVGLAECSFGSTLSGGICDKERVNSSFRSPFRPVTVLGRRSRHPQERWKPAILEGGRVHGAQRHQPRRGALWQSRIGQRRLPALPNGSGTERTKGGVARSSVPSGKSTNGTLRSETGGAQHWFRPVYLGERRKDGLSSTCKYQC, from the exons atgcttcctcgggagcgcaactattccgttgtggagaaggagtgtttagccattaaatgggcaacTCACTCCCTTAGATATTacttgctgggacattcatttgatctggtcacggaccacgccccactcagatggttaagcactatgaaggatagcaatgctcgaataactcggtggtatttggcattgcagccttatatgtatcatatggtGCATCGTGccgggaaagatcaccaaaatgcggattatttttcccgggaggggggagtaatgggaatggtaggtttggccgagtgttccttcggctccactctgagcggtgggatatgtgacaaagagagagtgaattctagttttagatctcccttccgaccggtgacggtgctggggaggaggagcagacatccccaggagaggtggaagccggccatcttggaaggggggcgggtccacggtgcgcaacgtcaccaacccagacggggagcgctgtggcaatcgcgcattggtcaacggcggttgcccgcgctgcccaatgggagcgggacggagcgtacaaaagggggcgtggcccggagttctgttccttctggcaag agcactaacgggacgctccggagcGAGACGGGAGGAGCGCAACACTGGTTCCGCCCTGTGTACCTGGGGGAaaggaggaaggacggact ATCTAGTACGTGTAAATACCAGTGCTAA